A genomic stretch from Centroberyx gerrardi isolate f3 chromosome 10, fCenGer3.hap1.cur.20231027, whole genome shotgun sequence includes:
- the LOC139920975 gene encoding heat shock 70 kDa protein 12A-like has protein sequence MGDSFIVAIDFGTAYSGYAFSVSPRQAQIQPTVPSWGKEHGFETLKTPTCILFNENEEFLKFGYDAKMAYTKMRSEEAKKNYLFENFKMALYGKQLNRDVMIAAINGKSMSALKVMIETLRYLKEHALKTISGNTAGRKFTASDFTWVLTVPAIWDPSAKQFMREAATEAGIVTEHKADRLVIALEPEAASVWCKKLPSDGFIAETVDQNTLEQAPGTQYIVVDCGGGTIDITVHEVLDGGALKELYKASGNDLGGQNVDKKFKSFLKETFSDDLWDEYERNYPSEFQKMMYSFSVLKCVEEDVEISCPYNLTELAKKRQKIEMFFQTVQGASWDDGVIKISKEKMKSFFDESLSGITKNLREILKKDLRIEYILLVGGYASSVTLRKHINKQFGSQCKVLCPLNAQEAIMKGAVMFGRHPEVVASRKSAFTYGVGTCERFDESRHKAENKLSNEEGDWCRGVFKKLVEIDQNVGWNETKEHIFTPIKADQTSATFPFYRTERKDPKYVDEWGIDPVGSFDVSMPDTKRGMDRRIKLEIKFGSTEIQAIATDIDSNSTGSIKIDFMSSAGAWAGQTGQLNRAPRH, from the exons ATGGGTGATTCGTTTATCGTAGCGATAGACTTTGGTACTGCATACAGCGGATATGCCTTCAGTGTGTCACCCAGACAGGCACAAATCCAACCCACTGTGCCATCCTGGGGAAAAGAGCATGGATTTGAAACCTTGAAGACTCCTACCTGCAttctttttaatgaaaatgaagaatTCCTCAAGTTTGGTTATGATGCCAAAATGGCATACACCAAAATGCGTAGCGAAGAAGCAAAGAAAAACTACCTCTTTGAAAACTTTAAGATGGCACTCTATGGAAAA CAACTCAACAGGGATGTAATGATTGCAGCCATAAATGGCAAGTCGATGAGTGCCTTGAAGGTAATGATAGAAACCCTGCGCTACCTGAAGGAACATGCACTGAAAACCATCAGTGGCAACACAGCTGGGAGGAAGTTCACCGCCTCTGATTTCACCTGGGTGCTGACTGTGCCTGCTATCTGGGATCCTTCTGCAAAGCAGTTCATGAGAGAAGCTGCAACTGAG gCTGGTATTGTGACTGAACACAAAGCAGACAGGTTGGTAATAGCTCTGGAACCCGAGGCAGCCTCAGTCTGGTGTAAGAAGCTCCCATCTGATGGTTTCATAGCAGAGACCGTTGACCAAAACACACTAGAGCAAGCTCCTGGAACACAATACATTGTTGTCGATTGTGGAG GTGGAACTATTGACATAACTGTACATGaagtgctggatggaggagccCTGAAGGAGCTGTACAAGGCCTCTGGTAATGACCTGGGAGGGCAAAATGTTGacaaaaagttcaaaagtttCCTCAAAGAAACATTCTCTGATGACCTCTGGGATGAGTATGAAAGAAATTATCCCAGCGAGTTTCAGAAGATGATGTACAGCTTCTCGGTTCTTAAATGTGTGGAAGAGGATGTGGAGATTTCCTGCCCGTATAACTTAACAGAATTAGCtaagaaaaggcaaaaaatagaaatgttcTTCCAGACAGTGCAAGGTGCATCCTGGGATGACGGAGTGATCAAAAtctcaaaagagaaaatgaagtcTTTCTTTGATGAGAGTCTTAGCGGGATCACTAAAAATCTCAGGGAAATCTTGAAGAAAGATTTAAGAATTGAATACATTCTGTTAGTGGGGGGCTATGCCTCAAGTGTGACTCTGCGCAAACACATTAACAAGCAGTTTGGCAGTCAGTGTAAAGTGTTGTGCCCTTTAAATGCCCAAGAAGCAATCATGAAGGGAGCTGTCATGTTTGGAAGACATCCAGAGGTTGTGGCATCACGAAAAAGTGCCTTTACTTATGGAGTTGGTACGTGTGAGAGGTTTGACGAGTCCAGGCATAAGGCAGAAAACAAGCTCTCAAACGAAGAGGGTGACTGGTGTCGTGGTGTTTTCAAGAAACTGGTGGAAATTGATCAAAATGTGGGTTGGAATGAAACCAAAGAGCACATCTTCACTCCAATAAAAGCAGATCAGACATCGGCAACATTTCCTTTTTAtcgcacagagagaaaagatcCTAAGTATGTGGATGAATGGGGAATTGACCCAGTTGGTTCATTTGATGTTAGCATGCCTGACACTAAACGTGGCATGGATCGCAGGATCAAATTAGAAATCAAGTTTGGCTCCACAGAAATACAAGCCATAGCCACTGACATAGATTCCAACTCAACAGGATCTATCAAGATTGACTTCATGAGCAGTGCCGGCGCGTGGGCGGGGCAGACAGGGCAATTGAACAGAGCGCCACGCCACTAG